From a region of the Pan paniscus chromosome 19, NHGRI_mPanPan1-v2.0_pri, whole genome shotgun sequence genome:
- the TMC6 gene encoding transmembrane channel-like protein 6 isoform X1 encodes MAQPLAFILDVPETPGDQGRDPSPYDESEVHDSFQQLIQEQSQCAAQEGLELQQREREVTGSSQQTLWRPEGTQSTATLRILASMPSRTIGRSRGAIISQYYNRTVQLRRRSSRPLLGNFVHSARPSLRLYDLELDPTAREEEEKQSLLVKELQSLAVAQRDHMLRGMPLSLAEKRSLREKSRTPRGKWRGQPGSGGVCSCCGRLRYACVLALHSLGLALLSALQALMPWRYALKRIGGQFGSSVLSYFLFLKTLLAFNALLLLLLVAFIMGPQVAFPPALPGPAPVCTGLELLTGAGCFTHTVMYYGHYSNATLNQPCGSPLDGSQCTPRVGGLPYNMPLAYLSTVGVSFFITCITLVYSMAHSFGESYRVGSTSGIHAITVFCSWDYKVTQKRASRLQQDNIRTRLKELLAEWQLRHSPRSVCGRLRQAAVLGLVWLLCLGTALGCAVAVHVFSEFMIQSPEAVGQEAVLLVLPLVVGLLNLGAPYLCRVLAALEPHDSPVLEVYVAICRNLILKLAILGTLCYHWLGRRVGVLQGQCWEDFVGQELYRFLVMDFVLMLLDTLFGELVWRIISEKKLKRRRKPEFDIARNVLELIYGQTLTWLGVLFSPLLPAVQIIKLLLVFYVKKTSLLANCQAPRRPWLASHMSTVFLTLLCFPAFLGAAVFLCYAVWQVKPSSTCGPFRTLDTMYEAGRVWVRHLEAAGPRVSWLPWVHRYLVENTFFVFLVSALLLAVIYLNIQVVRGQRKVICLLKEQISNEGEDKIFLINKLHSIYERKEREERSRVGTTEEAAAPPALLTDEQDA; translated from the exons ATGGCCCAGCCACTGGCCTTCATCCTCGATGTCCCTGAGACCCCAGGGGACCAGGG CCGGGACCCCAGCCCCTATGATGAAAGCGAAGTGCACGACTCCTTCCAGCAGCTCATCCAGGAGCAGAGCCAGTGCGCGGCCCAGGAGgggctggagctgcagcagagAGAGCGGGAGGTGACAG GAAGTAGCCAGCAGACACTCTGGCGGCCCGAGGGCACCCAGAGCACGGCCACACTCCGCATCCTGGCCAGCATGCCCAGCCGCACCATTG GCCGCAGCCGAGGTGCCATCATCTCCCAGTACTACAACCGCACGGTGCAGCTTCGGCGCAGGAGCAGCCGGCCCCTGCTCGGGAACTTTGTCCACTCCGCCCGGCCCAGCCTCCGCCTGTACGACCTGGAGCTGGACCCCACGGCCCGGGAGGAGGAGG AGAAGCAGAGCCTCCTGGTGAAGGAGCTCCAGAGCCTGGCGGTGGCACAGCGGGACCACATGCTTCGAGGGATGCCCTTAAGCCTGGCTGAGAAACGCAGCCTGCG AGAGAAGAGCAGGACCCCGAGGGGGAAGTGGAGGGGCCAGCCGGGCAGCGGCGGGGTCTGCTCCTGCTGTGGCCGGCTCAGATATGCCTGCGTGCTG GCCTTGCACAGCCTGGGCCTGGCGCTGCTCTCCGCCCTGCAGGCCCTGATGCCGTGGCGCTACGCCCTGAAGCGCATCGGGGGCCAGTTCGGCTCCAGCGTGCTCTCCTACTTCCTCTTTCTCAAGACCCTGCTGGCTTTCAAcgccctcctgctgctgctgctggtggcctTCATCATGGGCCCTCAGGTCGCCTTCCCACCCGCCCTGCCGGGCCCTGCCCCCGTCTGCACAGGCCTGGAGCTCCTCACAGGCGCG GGTTGCTTCACCCACACCGTCATGTACTACGGCCACTACAGTAACGCCACGCTGAACCAGCCGTGTGGCAGCCCCCTGGATGGCAGCCAGTGCACACCCAGGGTGGGTGGCCTGCCCTACAACATGCCCCTGGCCTACCTCTCCACTGTGGGCGTGAGCTTCTTTATCACCTGCATCACCCTGGTGTACAG CATGGCTCACTCTTTCGGGGAGAGCTACCGGGTGGGCAGCACCTCTGGCATCCACGCCATCACCGTCTTCTGCTCCTGGGACTACAAGGTGACGCAGAAGCGGGCCTCCCGCCTCCAGCAGGACAATATTCGCACCCGGCTGAAG GAGCTGCTGGCCGAGTGGCAGCTGCGGCACAGCCCCAGGAGCGTGtgcgggaggctgcggcaggcggCTGTGCTGGGGCTTGTGTGGCTGCTGTGTCTGGGGACCGCGCTGGGCTGCGCCGTGGCCGTCCACGTCTTCTCGGAGTTCATGATCCAG AGTCCAGAGGCTGTTGGCCAGGAGGCTGTGCTGCTGGTCCTGCCCCTGGTGGTTGGCCTCCTCAACCTGGGGGCCCCCTACCTGTGCCGTGTCCTGGCCGCCCTGGAGCCGCATGACTCCCCGGTACTGGAGGTGTACGTGGCCATCTGCAG GAACCTCATCCTCAAGCTGGCCATCCTGGGGACACTGTGCTACCACTGGCTGGGCCGCAGGGTGGGCGTCCTGCAGGGCCAGTGCTGGGAGGATTTTGTGGGCCAGGAGCTGTACCGGTTCCTGGTGATGGACTTCGTCCTCATGTTGCTGGACACGCTTTTTGGGGAACTGGTGTGGAG GATTATCTCCGAGAAGAAGCTGAAGAGGAGGCGGAAGCCGGAGTTTGACATTGCCCGGAATGTCCTGGAGCTGATTTATGGGCAAACTCTGACCTG GCTGGGGGTGCTCTTCTCGCCCCTCCTCCCCGCTGTGCAGATCATCAAGCTGCTGCTCGTCTTCTATGTCAAGAAG ACCAGCCTTCTGGCCAACTGCCAGGCGCCGCGCCGGCCCTGGCTGGCCTCACACATGAGCACCGTCTTCCTCACGCTGCTCTGCTTCCCCGCCTTCCTGGGCGCCGCTGTCTTCCTCTGCTACGCCGTCTGGCA GGTGAAGCCCTCGAGCACCTGCGGCCCCTTCCGGACCCTGGACACCATGTACGAGGCCGGCAGGGTGTGGGTGCGCCACCTGGAGGCGGCAGGCCCCAGGGTCTCCTGGCTGCCCTGGGTGCACCGGTACCTGGTGGAAAACACCTTCTTTGTCTTCCTGGTGTCAGCCCTGCTGCT GGCCGTGATCTACCTCAACATCCAGGTGGTGCGGGGCCAGCGCAAGGTCATCTGCCTGCTCAAGGAGCAGATCAGCAAT GAGGGTGAGGACAAAATCTTCTTAATCAACAAGCTTCACTCCATCTacgagaggaaggagagggaggagaggagcag GGTTGGGACAACCGAGGAGGCTGCGGCACCCCCTGCCCTGCTCACAGATGAACAGGATGCCTAG
- the TMC6 gene encoding transmembrane channel-like protein 6 isoform X2 yields MPSRTIGRSRGAIISQYYNRTVQLRRRSSRPLLGNFVHSARPSLRLYDLELDPTAREEEEKQSLLVKELQSLAVAQRDHMLRGMPLSLAEKRSLREKSRTPRGKWRGQPGSGGVCSCCGRLRYACVLALHSLGLALLSALQALMPWRYALKRIGGQFGSSVLSYFLFLKTLLAFNALLLLLLVAFIMGPQVAFPPALPGPAPVCTGLELLTGAGCFTHTVMYYGHYSNATLNQPCGSPLDGSQCTPRVGGLPYNMPLAYLSTVGVSFFITCITLVYSMAHSFGESYRVGSTSGIHAITVFCSWDYKVTQKRASRLQQDNIRTRLKELLAEWQLRHSPRSVCGRLRQAAVLGLVWLLCLGTALGCAVAVHVFSEFMIQSPEAVGQEAVLLVLPLVVGLLNLGAPYLCRVLAALEPHDSPVLEVYVAICRNLILKLAILGTLCYHWLGRRVGVLQGQCWEDFVGQELYRFLVMDFVLMLLDTLFGELVWRIISEKKLKRRRKPEFDIARNVLELIYGQTLTWLGVLFSPLLPAVQIIKLLLVFYVKKTSLLANCQAPRRPWLASHMSTVFLTLLCFPAFLGAAVFLCYAVWQVKPSSTCGPFRTLDTMYEAGRVWVRHLEAAGPRVSWLPWVHRYLVENTFFVFLVSALLLAVIYLNIQVVRGQRKVICLLKEQISNEGEDKIFLINKLHSIYERKEREERSRVGTTEEAAAPPALLTDEQDA; encoded by the exons ATGCCCAGCCGCACCATTG GCCGCAGCCGAGGTGCCATCATCTCCCAGTACTACAACCGCACGGTGCAGCTTCGGCGCAGGAGCAGCCGGCCCCTGCTCGGGAACTTTGTCCACTCCGCCCGGCCCAGCCTCCGCCTGTACGACCTGGAGCTGGACCCCACGGCCCGGGAGGAGGAGG AGAAGCAGAGCCTCCTGGTGAAGGAGCTCCAGAGCCTGGCGGTGGCACAGCGGGACCACATGCTTCGAGGGATGCCCTTAAGCCTGGCTGAGAAACGCAGCCTGCG AGAGAAGAGCAGGACCCCGAGGGGGAAGTGGAGGGGCCAGCCGGGCAGCGGCGGGGTCTGCTCCTGCTGTGGCCGGCTCAGATATGCCTGCGTGCTG GCCTTGCACAGCCTGGGCCTGGCGCTGCTCTCCGCCCTGCAGGCCCTGATGCCGTGGCGCTACGCCCTGAAGCGCATCGGGGGCCAGTTCGGCTCCAGCGTGCTCTCCTACTTCCTCTTTCTCAAGACCCTGCTGGCTTTCAAcgccctcctgctgctgctgctggtggcctTCATCATGGGCCCTCAGGTCGCCTTCCCACCCGCCCTGCCGGGCCCTGCCCCCGTCTGCACAGGCCTGGAGCTCCTCACAGGCGCG GGTTGCTTCACCCACACCGTCATGTACTACGGCCACTACAGTAACGCCACGCTGAACCAGCCGTGTGGCAGCCCCCTGGATGGCAGCCAGTGCACACCCAGGGTGGGTGGCCTGCCCTACAACATGCCCCTGGCCTACCTCTCCACTGTGGGCGTGAGCTTCTTTATCACCTGCATCACCCTGGTGTACAG CATGGCTCACTCTTTCGGGGAGAGCTACCGGGTGGGCAGCACCTCTGGCATCCACGCCATCACCGTCTTCTGCTCCTGGGACTACAAGGTGACGCAGAAGCGGGCCTCCCGCCTCCAGCAGGACAATATTCGCACCCGGCTGAAG GAGCTGCTGGCCGAGTGGCAGCTGCGGCACAGCCCCAGGAGCGTGtgcgggaggctgcggcaggcggCTGTGCTGGGGCTTGTGTGGCTGCTGTGTCTGGGGACCGCGCTGGGCTGCGCCGTGGCCGTCCACGTCTTCTCGGAGTTCATGATCCAG AGTCCAGAGGCTGTTGGCCAGGAGGCTGTGCTGCTGGTCCTGCCCCTGGTGGTTGGCCTCCTCAACCTGGGGGCCCCCTACCTGTGCCGTGTCCTGGCCGCCCTGGAGCCGCATGACTCCCCGGTACTGGAGGTGTACGTGGCCATCTGCAG GAACCTCATCCTCAAGCTGGCCATCCTGGGGACACTGTGCTACCACTGGCTGGGCCGCAGGGTGGGCGTCCTGCAGGGCCAGTGCTGGGAGGATTTTGTGGGCCAGGAGCTGTACCGGTTCCTGGTGATGGACTTCGTCCTCATGTTGCTGGACACGCTTTTTGGGGAACTGGTGTGGAG GATTATCTCCGAGAAGAAGCTGAAGAGGAGGCGGAAGCCGGAGTTTGACATTGCCCGGAATGTCCTGGAGCTGATTTATGGGCAAACTCTGACCTG GCTGGGGGTGCTCTTCTCGCCCCTCCTCCCCGCTGTGCAGATCATCAAGCTGCTGCTCGTCTTCTATGTCAAGAAG ACCAGCCTTCTGGCCAACTGCCAGGCGCCGCGCCGGCCCTGGCTGGCCTCACACATGAGCACCGTCTTCCTCACGCTGCTCTGCTTCCCCGCCTTCCTGGGCGCCGCTGTCTTCCTCTGCTACGCCGTCTGGCA GGTGAAGCCCTCGAGCACCTGCGGCCCCTTCCGGACCCTGGACACCATGTACGAGGCCGGCAGGGTGTGGGTGCGCCACCTGGAGGCGGCAGGCCCCAGGGTCTCCTGGCTGCCCTGGGTGCACCGGTACCTGGTGGAAAACACCTTCTTTGTCTTCCTGGTGTCAGCCCTGCTGCT GGCCGTGATCTACCTCAACATCCAGGTGGTGCGGGGCCAGCGCAAGGTCATCTGCCTGCTCAAGGAGCAGATCAGCAAT GAGGGTGAGGACAAAATCTTCTTAATCAACAAGCTTCACTCCATCTacgagaggaaggagagggaggagaggagcag GGTTGGGACAACCGAGGAGGCTGCGGCACCCCCTGCCCTGCTCACAGATGAACAGGATGCCTAG